GAACGACATGGCCGCAGACTTCGCCTTCGCCCTGGACGAGGTTGCCGAGACCGGTCGTGAGGCCATGGTCCGCCAGGCTCTGATCACCGCGATCAGTACCCAGGGGTACCTCGACAGCTCCGAGGGAGCGGAGGCCGTGGCCGCAGCCGCGCTCGTCGCAGCTCGTTGCCCCGGAGGCAAGCCGGTCAGCTCCGTCTACGGCCCCAAGGAGCCCATGCCGGCTTTCGCCGACGACCTGCGCGCGTGTGCAGCCGAGGCTCTCGACCGGGTCCTGGCAGCGGATTCCGAGCTGGCTGAACTCTGGGGCGAGAGCGGTGATGACCGGTGGCGACAGAGCGTCATCCGCCTGCGGGAGACAGTTGTGCGGCGGCATGCGGTCACCAGCTCCAGGTAGTGAGCCGGGCCCCCTTGCCGCGCACGGATCCAGAGGGCAGTGAGGCAGAGTCCGGCTGCGGGGCCGACGGTCTCGTGGCGCCGATCGGCGCCGCGGTGGCTGACGGACCCGACGGTCATCGGGCCAAAGCCGCAGAGCCGGACCGAGACGATCGGCATCGCGCAGCTGCGGAGGCGGCTTCCCCCAGCACGCCGGGGGCAGGGGAGGACCGATCAACTGTGGCTTGATCGGTTCCTTGTACATGGATCTGTCGCTTCATAGCGTCGTTGTCGCACCTGTACGGCTATCGCACCGCACACGC
The window above is part of the Streptomyces syringium genome. Proteins encoded here:
- a CDS encoding DUF4259 domain-containing protein, whose product is MGTWDIGPFENDMAADFAFALDEVAETGREAMVRQALITAISTQGYLDSSEGAEAVAAAALVAARCPGGKPVSSVYGPKEPMPAFADDLRACAAEALDRVLAADSELAELWGESGDDRWRQSVIRLRETVVRRHAVTSSR